In Apium graveolens cultivar Ventura chromosome 10, ASM990537v1, whole genome shotgun sequence, the following are encoded in one genomic region:
- the LOC141691488 gene encoding uncharacterized protein LOC141691488: MGTPARLTYQEMLNPLFLHPSDNATSIQVEKLQGSADYRPCSRSMEIHLASKRKLGFVTGTVHKPTDDDNKVEMWETCNHMVIAWLTSNVSSTIRQSIMYMSTASDIWKNLEKRFALTNGSRKYKINKDLYEIKQNSLIFNEYYTSMRSLWEELNAMNQLPTVNNPSAEVHKLLDTIEQQKRGS, translated from the coding sequence ATGGGCACTCCAGCTCGCTTAACGTATCAAGAAATGTTGAACCCTCTTTTCCTACATCCCTCCGACAATGCAACGTCTATTCAAGTGGAAAAGCTGCAAGGCTCAGCTGATTATAGGCCTTGTTCCAGATCCATGGAAATTCATTTAGCCTCGAAAAGGAAACTGGGTTTTGTAACTGGTACAGTACATAAACCAACCGATGACGACAACAAGGTAGAAATGTGGGAGACCTGCAATCATATGGTAATCGCTTGGCTCACCTCTAATGTGTCTTCTACTATACGTCAATCTATAATGTATATGTCAACTGCTTCTGATATTTGGAAAAATCTTGAAAAGCGATTTGCTTTAACAAATGGTTCTAGAAAATACAAGATTAATAAAGATCTGTATGAAATCAAACAAAATTCATTGATTTTTAATGAGTACTATACCTCTATGAGGTCTCTATGGGAAGAACTGAATGCAATGAACCAGCTTCCTACTGTTAACAACCCATCTGCAGAAGTACATAAATTATTAGATACCATCGAACAACAAAAAAGAGGAAGCTAG